The following coding sequences are from one Epinephelus moara isolate mb chromosome 7, YSFRI_EMoa_1.0, whole genome shotgun sequence window:
- the cops8 gene encoding COP9 signalosome complex subunit 8 — protein MQQLGIIMPTAVIMEENFDKLLEQCEAQELEAPGGIATPQVYAQLLALYLLHNDMNNGRYLWKRIPQAIKSANPELTSIWAVGQRIWQRDFPGIYTAIAAYQWSENILPVMEALRESTRQRAYSLVAQAYTSIAADDFAAFVGYSVEEAVKGVVSQGWQADPATRMVMPKKPDPPPVSLVPNEQQLARLTDYVAFLEN, from the exons ATGCAACAGCTAGGCATCATCATGCCTACTGCTGTGATTATGGAGGAAAATTTTGATAAATTATTAGAGCAGTGTGAAGCCCAAGAGCTCGAG gCTCCAGGGGGCATTGCAACACCTCAAGTGTACGCTCAGCTGCTGGCGCTttatttacttcataatgacaT GAATAATGGCAGATATCTGTGGAAACGTATTCCCCAAGCAATAAAATCG GCAAACCCTGAATTAACATCTATTTGGGCTGTTGGCCAACGCATTTGGCAAAGAGACTTTCCAGGGATCTACACAGCCATCGCAGCTTACCAATGGTCAGAGAATATCCTTCCGGTCATGGAGGCTCTTCGAG AGAGTACACGACAAAGAGCGTATAGTCTAGTGGCCCAGGCATACACTTCCATCGCAGCAGACGATTTCGCTGCCTTTGTGGGATACTCTGTGGAAGAGGCAGTAAAGG GTGTGGTGAGCCAGGGCTGGCAGGCAGACCCAGCTACTAGGATGGTGATGCCCAAAAAGCCAG ATCCTCCCCCCGTCTCATTGGTTCCAAATGAGCAGCAGTTGGCCAGACTCACTGACTACGTGGCTTTCCTCGAGAACTGA
- the trim63b gene encoding E3 ubiquitin-protein ligase TRIM63 has protein sequence MDVQRTGSMVRPPSPMDSLEKQLSCPICLDMFTKPVVILPCQHNLCRSCASDLYDSRNPYRFSGGVFRCPTCRFEVVLDRHGVHGLQRNLLVENIIDLYKQQQEGSGSGSTETSLKPKESKEPMCQEHEDEKINIYCVTCQTPTCSMCKVFGQHKDCEVAPLASVYQAQKGELSNAIDTLVASNGRLQALLNQMEDACRAVQENAQRAKQGLAERFDLLYAVLEERKTILLEQIGKEQDEKVAALRALAQRYGERLQASSELTDTAVRALEQGSAAEFLLASKGLITQTKDAAKGSLGEERPEPGFEKMDHFTLSTEHVEAVLAKMDFGVGDDDEFEDAEEEEEEEEE, from the coding sequence ATGGATGTTCAGAGGACAGGCTCTATGGTGCGGCCCCCGAGCCCCATGGATAGCCTCGAGAAACAGTTGAGCTGCCCCATCTGCCTGGACATGTTCACCAAACCTGTGGTCATCCTGCCATGCCAGCACAACTTGTGCCGTAGTTGTGCCAGTGACCTCTACGACTCACGCAACCCGTACCGCTTCTCTGGTGGTGTCTTTCGCTGTCCTACTTGCCGTTTTGAGGTTGTGCTTGACCGCCATGGTGTGCATGGGCTCCAGCGTAACCTGTTGGTAGAAAATATTATCGACCTCTATAAGCAGCAGCAAGAAGGCAGTGGCAGTGGCAGCACAGAAACCAGCCTGAAGCCTAAAGAATCCAAAGAACCGATGTGCCAAGAACACGAGGATGAGAAAATCAACATCTATTGCGTGACTTGCCAGACACCCACCTGCTCTATGTGCAAAGTGTTTGGCCAGCATAAGGACTGTGAGGTGGCACCTTTAGCAAGTGTCTACCAGGCCCAGAAGGGTGAACTGAGTAATGCTATTGATACCCTAGTGGCCAGCAATGGCCGCCTGCAGGCTCTGCTCAACCAGATGGAAGATGCCTGCCGTGCTGTACAGGAAAATGCTCAGCGTGCTAAACAAGGGCTAGCTGAGCGCTTTGACCTGCTATATGCTGTCCTGGAAGAACGCAAGACCATTCTACTAGAGCAGATTGGTAAAGAGCAAGATGAAAAGGTTGCAGCTCTGCGGGCACTGGCTCAACGTTACGGCGAACGATTGCAGGCTAGTTCAGAGCTCACAGATACGGCTGTGAGGGCATTGGAGCAAGGCAGTGCTGCTGAGTTTCTCTTAGCCTCCAAGGGCCTCATCACGCAGACCAAAGACGCAGCGAAAGGTTCACTGGGGGAAGAGAGGCCAGAGCCAGGCTTCGAGAAGATGGACCACTTCACTTTATCAACAGAACATGTTGAAGCAGTCCTGGCAAAAATGGACTTTGGAGtgggtgatgatgatgaatttgaggatgcagaggaggaggaagaagaagaggaggaataA